The Penaeus chinensis breed Huanghai No. 1 chromosome 29, ASM1920278v2, whole genome shotgun sequence genome window below encodes:
- the LOC125040777 gene encoding AT-rich interactive domain-containing protein 4B-like isoform X2, whose product MEGLQLAPGQSFLNLGSGTGYLSTMAGLILGPYGINHGVELHADVVSYGQERLEHFKKNSAAIDAFTFCDPQFVQGNCLCLPPDMRLYDRVYCGASCPESHENYMKGLINEGGILVMPLNDQLVKITRKGPSSWDVESLLPVSFSSLVMPDSSHPPSTVNLPTAELMDLQEICRQELRSILRTNIEKEHPNLVTAANRPVQRQQRNRDRRQICRIVVPYAPPVPFYESDDDPRMMSDEEPEDRDDRDTLYVAQRHTANQISAVIDLARSLAGQRRLERESEENEARQNEDEEDEEEEEEEEEEREEDVDGLNEEEQVEEEEEHEVDSAPSSPGNGKMSKERKLFRGLTRKSFLKDKSRKEAGVEEVKEEELGGAESAETQEDVSSSVLTMPQSDPIPMTSTPVMSVKSNKKREKFDSGVGDEIENGKGPSSESDAGEEDIDMDIDSTDSDYSDNSPPRTKVTRLLDADDPYPSGKDCRGQWKHRKEDDEAKEGPDENEGSGSPPSPVESYSTLMREKISLLPLPQALKLYLNYHREL is encoded by the exons ATGGAGGGCCTCCAGTTAGCGCCAGGGCAGTCCTTCCTCAACCTGGGATCGGGCACTGGGTACCTCTCCACCATGGCCGGTCTCATTCTAG GTCCCTATGGAATCAACCACGGAGTTGAACTGCATGCTGATGTTGTTAGTTATGGGCAAGAACGACTAGAACATTTCAAGAAGAATTCAGCAGCAATAGATGCATTTACATTTTGTGATCCCCAGTTTGTGCAGG GTAATTGTTTATGCCTGCCCCCTGATATGCGCCTGTATGATCGAGTGTATTGTGGAGCCTCTTGTCCAGAAAGTCATGAAAACTATATGAAGGGACTTATAAAC GAAGGAGGCATATTAGTCATGCCGCTGAACGACCAGCTGGTGAAGATTACCCGTAAAGGACCAAGCTCGTGGGACGTGGAGTCCCTGCTGCCCGTGTCATTTTCGTCACTGGTCATGCCGGACTCCAGCCATCCACCATCCACAGTGAACCTCC CTACTGCAGAGCTCATGGATCTCCAGGAAATCTGTCGTCAGGAACTTCGCTCCATATTACGAACCAATATCGAGAAAGAACATCCAAATTTGGTGACCGCTGCAAACAGACCAGTACAAAGACAGCAGAGGAATCGTGATCGCCGACAGATATGCCGCATTGTTGTACCTTATGCCCCTCCTGTGCCCTTTTACGAGTCGGACGATGATCCAAGGATGATGTCTGATGAAGAGCCTGAAGACAGGGATGATAGGGATACTCTGTATGTTGCTCAGCGCCACACTGCGAATCAAATATCTGCTGTGATTGACTTAGCTCGTAGTCTTGCAGGACAGAGGAGgctagagagggaaagcgaggagaATGAGGCCAGacagaatgaggatgaggaggatgaggaggaagaggaagaggaggaggaggaaagggaggaagatgtgGATGGCCTGAATGAGGAAGagcaagtggaagaggaagaggagcatgaGGTGGATAGCGCTCCAAGCTCACCAGGTAATGGGAAAATGAGTAAGGAACGGAAATTATTTAGAGGCCTAACCAGGAAGTCCTTCTTAAAAGACAAAAGTCGCAAGGAAGCTGGAGtcgaggaagtgaaggaagaagaattaggaggagCAGAAAGTGCAGAGACACAAGAAGATGTATCATCGTCAGTCCTAACAATGCCCCAGTCTGATCCGATTCCAATGACTTCTACACCAGTGATGTCTGTAAAATCCAATAAAAAACGTGAGAAATTTGACAGTGGGGTAGGTgatgaaatagaaaacgggaagggaCCAAGTTCAGAATCTGACGCAGGTGAAGAAGACATAGACATGGACATTGATTCTACGGATTCTGATTACTCTGACAACTCACCCCCAAGGACCAAAGTGACACGTCTGCTTGATGCAGATGACCCGTACCCGAGTGGAAAAGACTGCAGGGGACAGTGGAAGCACAGAAAGGAAGACGACGAAGCCAAGGAGGGACCAGATGAAAACGAAGGCTCCGGTAGCCCTCCGTCCCCTGTCGAATCTTATTCAACcttgatgagagagaagatatcTCTGTTGCCACTTCCTCAAGCCCTCAAGTTGTACCTGAATTACCATAGGGAATTGTAA
- the LOC125040777 gene encoding protein-L-isoaspartate O-methyltransferase domain-containing protein 1-like isoform X1: protein MGGAVSAGVDNDELVDNLKAANYIRTPLLERVFRAVDRGDYFTSENRELAYRDNAWKKGNLHLSAPCIYAKVMEGLQLAPGQSFLNLGSGTGYLSTMAGLILGPYGINHGVELHADVVSYGQERLEHFKKNSAAIDAFTFCDPQFVQGNCLCLPPDMRLYDRVYCGASCPESHENYMKGLINEGGILVMPLNDQLVKITRKGPSSWDVESLLPVSFSSLVMPDSSHPPSTVNLPTAELMDLQEICRQELRSILRTNIEKEHPNLVTAANRPVQRQQRNRDRRQICRIVVPYAPPVPFYESDDDPRMMSDEEPEDRDDRDTLYVAQRHTANQISAVIDLARSLAGQRRLERESEENEARQNEDEEDEEEEEEEEEEREEDVDGLNEEEQVEEEEEHEVDSAPSSPGNGKMSKERKLFRGLTRKSFLKDKSRKEAGVEEVKEEELGGAESAETQEDVSSSVLTMPQSDPIPMTSTPVMSVKSNKKREKFDSGVGDEIENGKGPSSESDAGEEDIDMDIDSTDSDYSDNSPPRTKVTRLLDADDPYPSGKDCRGQWKHRKEDDEAKEGPDENEGSGSPPSPVESYSTLMREKISLLPLPQALKLYLNYHREL, encoded by the exons ATGGGGGGAGCTGTGAGTGCCGGCGTCGACAACGATGAGCTGGTCGACAACCTTAAGGCAGCCAACTACATTCGCACACCTCTCCTCGAGCGTGTCTTTAGGGCTGTCGACCGCGGGGACTATTTCACTTCGGAGAACCGTGAGCTGGCGTATCGGGACAACGCGTGGAAGAAGGGGAACTTACACCTCTCGGCTCCGTGTATTTATGCAAAG GTAATGGAGGGCCTCCAGTTAGCGCCAGGGCAGTCCTTCCTCAACCTGGGATCGGGCACTGGGTACCTCTCCACCATGGCCGGTCTCATTCTAG GTCCCTATGGAATCAACCACGGAGTTGAACTGCATGCTGATGTTGTTAGTTATGGGCAAGAACGACTAGAACATTTCAAGAAGAATTCAGCAGCAATAGATGCATTTACATTTTGTGATCCCCAGTTTGTGCAGG GTAATTGTTTATGCCTGCCCCCTGATATGCGCCTGTATGATCGAGTGTATTGTGGAGCCTCTTGTCCAGAAAGTCATGAAAACTATATGAAGGGACTTATAAAC GAAGGAGGCATATTAGTCATGCCGCTGAACGACCAGCTGGTGAAGATTACCCGTAAAGGACCAAGCTCGTGGGACGTGGAGTCCCTGCTGCCCGTGTCATTTTCGTCACTGGTCATGCCGGACTCCAGCCATCCACCATCCACAGTGAACCTCC CTACTGCAGAGCTCATGGATCTCCAGGAAATCTGTCGTCAGGAACTTCGCTCCATATTACGAACCAATATCGAGAAAGAACATCCAAATTTGGTGACCGCTGCAAACAGACCAGTACAAAGACAGCAGAGGAATCGTGATCGCCGACAGATATGCCGCATTGTTGTACCTTATGCCCCTCCTGTGCCCTTTTACGAGTCGGACGATGATCCAAGGATGATGTCTGATGAAGAGCCTGAAGACAGGGATGATAGGGATACTCTGTATGTTGCTCAGCGCCACACTGCGAATCAAATATCTGCTGTGATTGACTTAGCTCGTAGTCTTGCAGGACAGAGGAGgctagagagggaaagcgaggagaATGAGGCCAGacagaatgaggatgaggaggatgaggaggaagaggaagaggaggaggaggaaagggaggaagatgtgGATGGCCTGAATGAGGAAGagcaagtggaagaggaagaggagcatgaGGTGGATAGCGCTCCAAGCTCACCAGGTAATGGGAAAATGAGTAAGGAACGGAAATTATTTAGAGGCCTAACCAGGAAGTCCTTCTTAAAAGACAAAAGTCGCAAGGAAGCTGGAGtcgaggaagtgaaggaagaagaattaggaggagCAGAAAGTGCAGAGACACAAGAAGATGTATCATCGTCAGTCCTAACAATGCCCCAGTCTGATCCGATTCCAATGACTTCTACACCAGTGATGTCTGTAAAATCCAATAAAAAACGTGAGAAATTTGACAGTGGGGTAGGTgatgaaatagaaaacgggaagggaCCAAGTTCAGAATCTGACGCAGGTGAAGAAGACATAGACATGGACATTGATTCTACGGATTCTGATTACTCTGACAACTCACCCCCAAGGACCAAAGTGACACGTCTGCTTGATGCAGATGACCCGTACCCGAGTGGAAAAGACTGCAGGGGACAGTGGAAGCACAGAAAGGAAGACGACGAAGCCAAGGAGGGACCAGATGAAAACGAAGGCTCCGGTAGCCCTCCGTCCCCTGTCGAATCTTATTCAACcttgatgagagagaagatatcTCTGTTGCCACTTCCTCAAGCCCTCAAGTTGTACCTGAATTACCATAGGGAATTGTAA